The Christensenella timonensis DNA segment GAAACGGTTGTGGTGGAGATCGAAGAAAAACAAGGTGCAGAAATGGTACGGGAGTTCGTGGAACCGGCCGCAACCGTTGTCGCTGAGGTGCCGCAAGAACCTGGGAGCGGGAATGAATCCAGGTTTGAACGCGTGCAGGGATCGCGCAAGGAACGCAGCAAAAAGAAAAACAAGTGAATAAATCGATCGGGATTGAAAAGATAGAGAGGGTGTTGAAGGCATGGAATATTCGGATATTCAGTTGAGGGAAATGATTAAGGAAGCGGTGGAACGCGCCTTGAAAGGCGCGGCAGCCAGTCCTGCATGTGGATGTGCGGGTAGCGGCTTTGGTTCGGCGTGGATGTTTGACGATGCAAACCAGGCGGTTGCCGCCGCGAAGGCTTCGCAGAAACAGCTCGCGGGCATGACGCTGGAAAAGCGGGGATTATTGATTGCGGCAATGCGCCAGGCAGCTCTGAAAAATGCGGAGTATCTTGCGAAATTGGCGAACGAAGAGACCGGTTATGGAAGATATGAACATAAGATCCTCAAAAACAGGCTGGCCGCAGAAAAGACACCCGGAATCGAAGACTTAAGGCCGGTTGCTTATACGGGGGACAATGGAATGACGCTGATCGAAGGCGCGCCGTTTGGAGTGATCGGCTCAATCACACCCTCGACGAACCCGACTTCTACGGTTATCAACAATTCGATCAGTATGGTCGCTGCGGGAAATGCAGTCGTATTTAACCCGCATCCGTCGGCAAAGCACGCTTCACAGGAAACGATGCGTATTTTGAACGAGGCAATCGTCGGTGCGGGCGGCCCTCCGGCGCTGATCGCGACCGTGAACGAACCGTCGCTCGAATCGGGTAAGACCATCATGGAGCATAAGGATATTCCGATCCTTTCGATCACAGGGGGGGAGGCTGTTGTCGGCGTCGCAATGAAGACTGGCAAAAAAGTTATTGCGGCGGGGCCGGGAAATCCGCCGGTTATCGTTGACGATACGGCGGACATCCAGCATGCCGCACAGGCGATCGTAGATGGGGCAAGCTTTGATAACAATGTACTGTGCGTCGCGGAAAAGGAAGTATTTGCGATGAACGGCATTTTTGACGCACTGGTTTCCGCTATGATGCCGCTTGGCTGCTACAAGGCGCAGGGGGACGATATCCGGAAAATCATCGATACGGTATTGGTCAACAAAGACGGTCGTTATGTGATCAATAGAAAATATGTGGGAAGCAATGCGACGCGCATCCTTACGGACAGCGGGATCAGTTACAGCGGACAGCCGCGCCTGATCATTGCGGAGGTGGACAAAAACCATCCTTTCGTGGTTGTGGAAATGCTGATGCCTGTCCTTGGCATGGTACGTGTGTCAAATATTGACGAAGCGATCGAGGAAGCGTTTATCGCGGAACGCGGCTGCCAGCATTCGGCGCTGATCCACTCGACAAATGTGCATAATATGTCGAAGGCGGCGTCCGTACTGAACACCACGATTTTTGTAAAGAACGCGCCCTCCTATGCAGGACTGGGTTTTGGCGGCGAGGGATATGCTACACTGACGATCGCCACGCCGACAGGGGAAGGGCTGACCAGCGCAAAATCGTTTACGCGTTCCAGGCGGTGTGTGCTCCAGGGAGACTTCAGGATCGTATAAGGATAAATTGAATGGATATCGTTGAAAAAGTACGTGATGCCGGGATCGTCGGCGCGGGTGGCGCTGGGTTCCCGACGCATGTCAAAATCAATTGCAAAGCGGAATATGTGATCGCCAACGGTGCAGAGTGCGAGCCGTTGCTGCGGGTGGATCAGCAGGTCATGGCGGTGTATGCGCAGGATCTGGTTGACGGGATGCGCGCGGTCATGGAGCAGACGGGGGCGCAACAGGGCGTTATCTGTTTGAAATCCCATTACCATGAGGCGGTGAACGCTTTGAGCGCTGTGCTGCGGGGGGATGATAAGATCAGCCTGCACCAGATGAAAAGTTATTATCCTGCCGGGGACGAACAGCAAATGGTTTACGAGGTTACAGGGCGCGTTGTGCCTACGGGCGGGCTGCCGCTCGATGTTGGGACTGTGGTATGCAATGTGAGTACGCTTGTCAATATCGCCCATGCGATGTATGGTGAACCCGTAACGGATAAATTCGTCACGGTGGGCGGCGAGGTGGAAAACCCAGCGACGTTCTGTGTGCCCATCGGGACGCCGGTCAGCGCGATCATCGCGGCTGCGGGCGGCCCGGCAGATAAAAGCGAATATATTTTGATTTTAGGCGGCCCTTGTATGGGCGCGTTGTCGGAGGACTGGGAAACGCCGGTTACAAAGACCACGGGCGGCGTGCTGGTGTTCAAAAAAGACCATCCGCTGATCGCCAAAAAAGGGAATAACAGCAAGGAAGATATCAAGCTGGCACAGGCGGTTTGCTGCCAATGTTCGATGTGTACACAGTTATGCCCGCGCAACGCATTGGGACTGCGTGTAGAACCGCATAAGGCGATGCGGGCGGCGGCAAACGCACAAGGATCGCTCTTAGGGGATATCAACGGCGTTTTCTCTTGCTGTGATTGCGGTATTTGTACTTATTTTGCATGTAACTTTGGTCTGAAGCCGTCCAAAATGATGGGGATGTTCAAGCAATCCCTGGGTGCTGCGGGCGTCAAGCCCAAAAAGGAAGTATACGGACGGGTGGATCCCGGACTCGATTTAAAAAAAGTTCCTGTTTCGCGCATGATCAGCAGGATGGGCGTCAAGCAATACGACGTGCCTGCGCCGCTCGCAAGCGGTGTGACACGGGCAGGAAGCGTTAAAATCCCGTTGAAGATGCATATCGGCGCTCCGTCTGTTCCCGTGGTTGGACAGGGCAGCGCAGTGAGCAAGGGACAATTGGTCGCCGACATCCCGGAAGGGGCGCTGGGGGCGAAGATCCACGCAAGTATCAGTGGTACGGTAACGGATATTACGGATACTTATATTGAAATCCGCTTAAACGGAGGAGTAAGATGAATGCATTAGGTATGCTGGAGGTATTGAGCATCCCGCAGGGGATCGAGGCGGGCGATGCTATGCTGAAGGCGGCACAGGTAGAGCTCATTACGGCGCAGACGGTATGTGCCGGCAAGTTTATTGTCATTGTGGGCGGTGAAGTTGCAGCGGTAAAGGAAAGTGTGGAGGCTGGTACGGTATGCGCGCAGGATACGCTTGTCGACAGCATTGTGATCCCGCATGTACATCCTGATGTATTCACGGCAATCAATGCGTGCAGCGACATCGGAAACGTAGGTGCGATCGGGATATTGGAAACGTTTTCTTTGGCAGCGGCAGTGATGGCTGCCGACGCAAGCGTGAAAGCAGCGGATGTACGGCTGATCGA contains these protein-coding regions:
- a CDS encoding aldehyde dehydrogenase family protein, producing the protein MEYSDIQLREMIKEAVERALKGAAASPACGCAGSGFGSAWMFDDANQAVAAAKASQKQLAGMTLEKRGLLIAAMRQAALKNAEYLAKLANEETGYGRYEHKILKNRLAAEKTPGIEDLRPVAYTGDNGMTLIEGAPFGVIGSITPSTNPTSTVINNSISMVAAGNAVVFNPHPSAKHASQETMRILNEAIVGAGGPPALIATVNEPSLESGKTIMEHKDIPILSITGGEAVVGVAMKTGKKVIAAGPGNPPVIVDDTADIQHAAQAIVDGASFDNNVLCVAEKEVFAMNGIFDALVSAMMPLGCYKAQGDDIRKIIDTVLVNKDGRYVINRKYVGSNATRILTDSGISYSGQPRLIIAEVDKNHPFVVVEMLMPVLGMVRVSNIDEAIEEAFIAERGCQHSALIHSTNVHNMSKAASVLNTTIFVKNAPSYAGLGFGGEGYATLTIATPTGEGLTSAKSFTRSRRCVLQGDFRIV
- a CDS encoding SLBB domain-containing protein, which encodes MDIVEKVRDAGIVGAGGAGFPTHVKINCKAEYVIANGAECEPLLRVDQQVMAVYAQDLVDGMRAVMEQTGAQQGVICLKSHYHEAVNALSAVLRGDDKISLHQMKSYYPAGDEQQMVYEVTGRVVPTGGLPLDVGTVVCNVSTLVNIAHAMYGEPVTDKFVTVGGEVENPATFCVPIGTPVSAIIAAAGGPADKSEYILILGGPCMGALSEDWETPVTKTTGGVLVFKKDHPLIAKKGNNSKEDIKLAQAVCCQCSMCTQLCPRNALGLRVEPHKAMRAAANAQGSLLGDINGVFSCCDCGICTYFACNFGLKPSKMMGMFKQSLGAAGVKPKKEVYGRVDPGLDLKKVPVSRMISRMGVKQYDVPAPLASGVTRAGSVKIPLKMHIGAPSVPVVGQGSAVSKGQLVADIPEGALGAKIHASISGTVTDITDTYIEIRLNGGVR
- a CDS encoding BMC domain-containing protein, which translates into the protein MNALGMLEVLSIPQGIEAGDAMLKAAQVELITAQTVCAGKFIVIVGGEVAAVKESVEAGTVCAQDTLVDSIVIPHVHPDVFTAINACSDIGNVGAIGILETFSLAAAVMAADASVKAADVRLIEVRLGRGMGGKSFVLLTGEVAAVEAAVKAGESPDEVQGLMSKSVVIPSPHPDIINAIV